The following are encoded together in the uncultured Sphaerochaeta sp. genome:
- a CDS encoding thiamine pyrophosphate-dependent enzyme, whose product MARTIPFDPAKLREPLTIETPSISVNQYKSNIKKELKQYGKERLIRAYYDMLLIRKFETMLDTIKKEGVYQGITYNHRGPAHLSSGQESAAVGQAMVLDPEDQIFGSHRSHGEILAKSMSAIYKMEDKELLAIMESFMDGETYKIVEKHFPGENVRDLAENFVLYGALAEIYAKKPGFSAGLGGSMHTFFKPFGSMPNNAIVGGSCTIAVGASLYKKINRKKGIVIANIGDGALARGPVYEGLVLSSMDQYKTLWEDNPGYPPFMLNCFDNLYAMGGQPVGETMGYKVAARVAAAINEYSMHTERVDGFNPLAVADATARKKEILLKGEGPAFMDTITYRYSGHSPSDAMTYRTKEELEAFRNQDPIVAYGNYLLENKVVSQEELDQFDTTLEEKMRKTLEITVDPVLSPMVDEHFVESVMFSNGSVEKLDDSEPVLLEKLEDNARVKQIARRSRYAYDENGKELPAAKQYQYRDAVFEAMVHRFSIDPTMVAYGEDHRDWGGAFACYRGLTELLPPSRFFNSPIAESAIVGSGVGYAMAGGRAVVELMYCDFLGCAGDEVFNQMPKWQAMSAGVLKMPLVLRVSVGNKYGAQHSQEWTSMVASVPGLKAMYPATPYDVKGMLNYALRGTDPVVFFESQKLYGIGEMFVKEGVPEGYYEIPEGEPVVRREGKDVTLIALGPALYTATKAADELAEKGLEAEVIDLRWINPLKYELLIESVKKTGRAVFVTDSSERGSYLHTVSSNLSRLAFDYLDAPTIVVGSKNWITPPAEMEEYYFAQAYSVLDAIHEQILPIPDYVPKSNYTDGEFFRTSRLGV is encoded by the coding sequence ATGGCCAGAACGATACCATTTGATCCAGCAAAATTGAGGGAGCCTCTCACTATTGAAACACCCTCGATTTCTGTTAACCAGTACAAGAGCAACATCAAGAAAGAGCTCAAACAATACGGAAAGGAACGCCTGATCCGTGCTTACTATGACATGCTCTTGATTAGAAAATTTGAAACCATGTTGGACACCATCAAGAAAGAGGGTGTGTATCAAGGGATTACCTACAACCACCGTGGACCGGCTCACCTCTCCTCCGGTCAGGAAAGTGCTGCTGTCGGGCAGGCAATGGTTCTTGACCCCGAAGACCAGATATTTGGCTCCCATCGCAGTCATGGTGAGATTCTTGCCAAGAGCATGAGTGCGATCTACAAGATGGAGGACAAGGAACTGCTCGCCATCATGGAGTCATTCATGGATGGGGAGACTTACAAGATTGTAGAGAAGCACTTCCCTGGAGAGAATGTCCGTGACCTTGCAGAGAACTTTGTACTGTACGGTGCCTTGGCAGAGATCTATGCCAAAAAGCCTGGTTTCTCAGCAGGTCTTGGTGGTTCTATGCATACCTTCTTCAAGCCTTTTGGAAGCATGCCCAACAACGCAATTGTTGGAGGTTCCTGTACTATTGCAGTCGGGGCTTCACTCTATAAGAAGATCAACCGCAAGAAGGGGATTGTCATCGCCAATATTGGTGATGGAGCGCTTGCACGTGGTCCTGTCTATGAAGGATTGGTGCTTTCCTCAATGGACCAGTACAAGACCCTCTGGGAAGACAATCCAGGGTATCCTCCCTTTATGCTCAACTGTTTTGACAACCTCTATGCCATGGGCGGTCAGCCTGTTGGTGAGACCATGGGCTACAAGGTTGCTGCAAGGGTTGCCGCTGCTATCAACGAATACTCCATGCACACCGAGCGTGTTGATGGGTTCAACCCTCTTGCTGTAGCAGATGCCACTGCACGCAAGAAAGAAATCCTCCTCAAGGGTGAAGGTCCAGCGTTCATGGATACCATCACCTACCGTTACAGCGGTCATAGCCCCAGTGATGCAATGACCTATAGAACGAAGGAAGAGCTGGAAGCATTCCGTAACCAGGATCCCATTGTGGCCTACGGTAACTATCTTCTTGAAAACAAGGTTGTAAGTCAGGAAGAGCTTGACCAGTTTGATACGACCCTTGAAGAGAAGATGAGAAAGACGCTCGAGATTACCGTTGATCCTGTACTCAGCCCTATGGTGGATGAGCATTTTGTCGAGTCCGTGATGTTCTCCAATGGTAGTGTTGAGAAGCTCGATGACAGTGAACCTGTACTCCTCGAGAAATTGGAAGACAATGCAAGGGTAAAGCAGATTGCCCGAAGAAGTCGTTATGCTTATGACGAGAACGGCAAGGAACTGCCTGCGGCAAAGCAGTACCAGTATCGTGATGCTGTCTTCGAGGCTATGGTCCATCGCTTCTCCATTGACCCGACCATGGTTGCCTATGGAGAGGATCATCGAGATTGGGGTGGGGCGTTTGCCTGCTACCGCGGTCTTACCGAACTGCTTCCTCCTTCCCGTTTCTTCAACTCCCCGATCGCTGAATCAGCAATTGTCGGAAGCGGAGTAGGCTACGCAATGGCCGGTGGCCGCGCTGTTGTTGAATTGATGTACTGTGACTTCCTTGGTTGTGCAGGGGATGAGGTATTCAATCAGATGCCCAAATGGCAGGCAATGAGCGCCGGTGTCCTGAAGATGCCACTTGTGCTTCGGGTATCAGTTGGCAACAAGTATGGTGCACAGCATTCACAGGAATGGACCAGCATGGTCGCTTCCGTCCCTGGATTGAAGGCAATGTACCCTGCAACACCATATGATGTGAAAGGCATGCTCAACTACGCACTCCGTGGTACTGACCCTGTGGTATTCTTTGAGAGCCAGAAACTCTATGGAATTGGCGAGATGTTCGTGAAGGAAGGTGTTCCTGAGGGCTACTACGAAATTCCTGAAGGAGAACCGGTTGTCAGAAGGGAAGGTAAGGATGTTACCCTTATCGCACTCGGACCTGCTCTCTATACTGCAACAAAGGCTGCAGATGAGCTGGCTGAGAAAGGCCTTGAAGCAGAGGTAATCGACCTGAGATGGATCAACCCACTTAAGTATGAGTTGTTGATCGAATCAGTGAAGAAGACTGGTAGAGCTGTCTTCGTGACCGACAGCTCCGAGCGTGGCAGTTATCTGCACACCGTAAGCTCCAACCTCAGCAGGCTTGCCTTTGACTATCTTGATGCTCCGACGATTGTGGTCGGGTCGAAGAACTGGATCACGCCGCCAGCAGAAATGGAAGAGTACTACTTTGCACAAGCGTACTCGGTACTGGATGCAATCCACGAACAGATCTTGCCGATACCCGACTATGTCCCCAAGAGCAACTACACCGATGGTGAGTTCTTCAGGACAAGCAGACTCGGCGTCTGA